A single Rhodospirillaceae bacterium DNA region contains:
- a CDS encoding adenosine kinase gives MSDAAFDVVGLGNAIVDVIAPADDAFIARHGLRKGGMTLADTAATETLYAAMGPATEMSGGSAANTMAGIASLGGRPAFFGRVRDDQLGAVFTHDIRAIGVGYRTPPARNGDATGRCLILVTPDAERTMQTCLGASAQFEPEDVDDAVVRNSGIVYLEGYLFDPPPARAAFYKAAEAAHAAGRKVALSLSDAFCVERHRAEIRDLVDGHIDILFANEEEIVSLYETRDFAGALDAVRGKCAIAALTRSEKGSVVVSGADAFEVAAEPVAAVVDTTGAGDLYAAGFLHGLSRGASLAECARTGGLCAAEIISHIGARPAVALRELVTQKLG, from the coding sequence ATGAGCGACGCCGCTTTCGACGTTGTCGGCCTCGGCAACGCCATCGTCGACGTGATCGCCCCGGCCGACGACGCCTTCATCGCACGGCACGGTCTGCGCAAGGGCGGCATGACGCTGGCGGATACGGCAGCGACCGAAACGCTTTATGCCGCCATGGGTCCGGCAACGGAAATGTCCGGCGGCTCGGCGGCCAACACCATGGCAGGGATCGCCTCGCTCGGCGGCCGGCCGGCCTTTTTCGGCCGGGTGCGCGACGACCAGCTCGGCGCGGTTTTCACCCACGACATCCGGGCCATCGGCGTCGGCTACCGGACTCCGCCGGCGCGCAATGGCGACGCGACCGGACGCTGCCTGATCCTGGTGACGCCGGACGCCGAGCGCACCATGCAGACCTGTCTCGGCGCGTCGGCGCAGTTCGAACCGGAGGACGTCGACGACGCCGTCGTCCGCAACTCCGGGATCGTCTATCTGGAAGGCTATCTGTTCGATCCGCCGCCCGCCCGGGCGGCCTTCTACAAGGCGGCCGAGGCGGCCCACGCCGCCGGGCGCAAGGTCGCGCTGTCGCTTTCCGATGCCTTCTGCGTCGAGCGGCACCGGGCGGAAATCCGCGATCTTGTCGACGGCCATATCGATATCCTGTTCGCCAACGAGGAAGAGATCGTCTCGCTGTATGAAACGCGCGATTTCGCCGGCGCGCTGGACGCGGTGCGCGGCAAATGCGCCATCGCGGCGCTGACCCGGAGCGAGAAAGGCTCGGTCGTCGTCTCCGGCGCCGATGCCTTCGAGGTTGCCGCCGAGCCGGTCGCCGCCGTGGTCGATACCACCGGCGCGGGCGACCTGTACGCCGCTGGCTTCCTGCACGGCCTCAGCCGCGGCGCCAGCCTTGCCGAGTGCGCCCGGACCGGCGGCCTGTGCGCGGCCGAAATCATCAGCCATATCGGCGCCCGGCCGGCTGTGGCGCTCAGGGAACTGGTAACGCAAAAGTTGGGTTGA
- a CDS encoding aldehyde ferredoxin oxidoreductase: protein MRHYLDIDLATRTVTSRELKGREFAEAGRYFIAKTLLKDGVATVDPMSPYNPLIFSAGPFAGTNFSNANRLSIGCKSPLTGGIKESNAGGTFALAMGHLQIAGFTLHGAADNWVVIHIDKDGNFSWDTAEPYMGKGNIEAAALLHEKYGRKTSVALCSPVGEYCGLLAGIAVSDAENRPVRIAARGGVGAVMGLKKVKAIVVDKTKMPPLHDRPKVMGAIKQYGAMLREQPAVQNMSTYGTAMMADYTNATGALPVRNFSAGQIVDPKEETFEAGGDFIYNQNVERGGDPSHACMPGCLIKCSNIYNDADGNEVVSPLEYETIGLLGTNCGIKDPDDIARLNFIANDLGIDTIEVGAMLAILMDHGEAEFGDVAFMERALEDIRVGNERGRILAQGTARVGAHYGIERVPVIKKQAISAYDPRVIEVTGVSMMLTAQGADHTAGNLPHYDSAGKPMKDLAERSYQVQINSAVADSLGLCVFGRTVTDVNRKLIADAINDSYNIDIPPDFIDEIGIETLRLEKEFNRQAGFTVEDDELPEFFLHEPLAPTNKTGRLHAAEVNAAMDEVVAAW, encoded by the coding sequence ATGCGCCATTATCTCGATATCGATCTTGCGACCCGCACCGTCACATCCCGCGAGCTGAAAGGGCGGGAGTTCGCCGAGGCCGGTCGCTATTTCATCGCCAAGACCCTGCTGAAGGACGGCGTCGCCACGGTCGATCCGATGTCGCCGTACAACCCGCTGATCTTCTCCGCCGGCCCCTTCGCCGGCACGAACTTCTCGAACGCCAACCGGCTGTCGATCGGCTGCAAGAGCCCGCTGACCGGCGGGATCAAGGAATCCAACGCCGGCGGCACCTTCGCGCTCGCCATGGGCCATCTGCAGATCGCCGGCTTCACGCTGCACGGCGCGGCGGACAACTGGGTCGTCATCCATATCGACAAGGACGGCAATTTCAGCTGGGACACGGCCGAGCCCTACATGGGCAAGGGCAATATCGAGGCCGCCGCCCTGCTGCACGAGAAATACGGCCGGAAGACCAGCGTCGCCCTGTGCAGCCCGGTCGGAGAATATTGCGGCCTGCTCGCCGGCATCGCGGTGAGCGACGCCGAGAACCGCCCGGTGCGCATCGCGGCGCGCGGCGGCGTCGGCGCCGTCATGGGCCTCAAGAAGGTCAAGGCGATCGTCGTCGACAAGACCAAGATGCCGCCGCTGCACGACCGCCCGAAGGTGATGGGCGCGATCAAGCAATACGGCGCGATGTTGCGCGAGCAGCCGGCGGTCCAGAACATGTCGACCTACGGCACCGCCATGATGGCCGACTACACCAATGCCACCGGCGCCCTGCCGGTGCGCAATTTTAGCGCCGGCCAGATCGTCGATCCGAAGGAGGAGACCTTCGAGGCGGGCGGCGACTTTATCTACAACCAGAATGTCGAGCGCGGCGGCGACCCCTCCCACGCCTGCATGCCCGGCTGTCTGATCAAATGTTCCAACATCTATAACGACGCGGACGGCAACGAGGTCGTCTCACCGCTGGAATACGAGACCATCGGCCTGCTCGGCACCAACTGCGGCATCAAGGATCCGGACGATATCGCCCGGCTCAACTTCATCGCCAACGATCTCGGCATCGACACCATCGAGGTCGGCGCGATGCTGGCGATCCTGATGGATCACGGCGAGGCCGAATTTGGCGACGTCGCCTTCATGGAGCGGGCGCTGGAGGATATCCGCGTCGGCAACGAGCGCGGCCGCATCCTCGCCCAGGGCACCGCCCGGGTCGGCGCGCATTACGGCATCGAGCGGGTGCCGGTGATCAAGAAGCAGGCGATCAGCGCTTACGATCCGCGGGTCATCGAGGTGACCGGCGTCTCCATGATGCTGACTGCCCAGGGCGCCGACCACACCGCCGGCAACCTGCCGCACTACGACAGCGCCGGCAAGCCGATGAAGGACCTGGCCGAGCGCAGCTACCAGGTCCAGATCAACAGCGCGGTCGCCGATTCCCTCGGCCTGTGCGTGTTCGGCCGCACGGTGACCGACGTCAACCGCAAGTTGATCGCCGACGCGATCAACGATTCCTACAATATCGACATACCCCCGGACTTCATCGACGAGATCGGCATCGAGACGTTGAGGCTGGAGAAGGAATTCAACCGCCAGGCCGGCTTTACGGTCGAAGACGACGAACTGCCCGAATTCTTCCTCCACGAACCGCTCGCGCCGACCAACAAGACGGGCCGGCTGCACGCCGCCGAAGTCAACGCCGCGATGGACGAGGTCGTGGCGGCCTGGTAA
- the phoB gene encoding phosphate regulon transcriptional regulator PhoB: MKPYILVVEDEAPLVTLLRYNLEEAGFEVDDARDGEDALISVRERRPDLIVLDWMLPAVSGIEVCRQLRRRRETLDVPVIMLTAKSEEADRIRGLDSGADDYLTKPFSPRELVARIRAVMRRTRPAVSAENLKFADIEMDLIAHRVTRAGRATHLGPTEFRLLRHFMEHPGRVFSREQLLDSVWGHDVYVEPRTVDVHIRRLRKALDVGRAPDVIRTVRSAGYAMELQ, encoded by the coding sequence ATGAAGCCCTACATCCTTGTCGTCGAAGACGAGGCGCCGCTGGTCACGCTGCTCCGCTACAATCTGGAAGAGGCGGGCTTCGAGGTCGATGACGCGCGGGATGGCGAGGATGCCCTGATCTCGGTCCGCGAACGCCGCCCGGACCTGATCGTCCTGGACTGGATGCTGCCGGCGGTCTCCGGTATCGAGGTGTGCCGCCAGCTGCGCCGGCGCCGCGAGACCCTCGACGTTCCGGTGATCATGCTGACCGCCAAATCGGAGGAAGCCGACCGCATCCGGGGCCTGGACAGCGGCGCCGACGACTATCTCACCAAGCCCTTCTCGCCCAGGGAGCTCGTCGCGCGGATTCGCGCCGTCATGCGCCGGACCCGGCCGGCCGTTTCGGCCGAGAACCTGAAATTCGCCGATATCGAGATGGATCTGATTGCCCACAGGGTGACGCGCGCCGGCAGGGCGACCCATCTGGGCCCGACCGAATTCCGCCTGCTGCGCCATTTCATGGAGCATCCGGGCCGGGTCTTCTCGCGCGAGCAGCTGCTCGATTCGGTCTGGGGCCACGATGTCTATGTCGAGCCGCGGACCGTGGACGTGCATATCCGGCGGTTGCGCAAGGCGCTCGATGTCGGCCGGGCGCCCGACGTCATCCGCACGGTCCGCTCCGCCGGTTACGCGATGGAGCTGCAGTAG
- the pstA gene encoding phosphate ABC transporter permease PstA yields the protein MTDPADSVLIEGQKEKVRQGLSRRLRAERRFRAYGVVAIVLAILMLLFLAGTIAANGYSAFYQTWIKVDVFLDAELIAPDGKTDPQTLRDDGDFRGALIESLVASYRVRGREKENRLVAMFSTDAERTLQRNVIANPQLIGRTVSIWVKASSDIDQLTKGAIRRELPESGRKVKDLQLGWYDRMEQEGRIETRFNTGFFSTGDSREPEQAGIWGAIVGSFLTMLVTLILAFPVGLAAAVYLEEFAPKNRLTDLIEVNINNLAAVPSIVFGLLGLAVFLNFFELPRSAPLVGGMVLALMTLPTIIIAARASLLAVPPSVREAALGLGASRVQVVSHHVLPLAMPGILTGTIIGMARALGETAPLLMIGMVAFIVDIPGGPTDASTVMPVQIYLWADSPERGFVEKTSGAVIVLLAFLVVMNASAVYLRKKFERRW from the coding sequence ATGACTGATCCTGCCGACAGCGTGCTGATCGAGGGCCAGAAGGAGAAGGTCCGGCAGGGCCTGAGCCGGCGTCTGCGCGCCGAGCGGCGCTTCCGGGCCTATGGCGTCGTCGCGATCGTGCTCGCCATCCTGATGCTGCTGTTCCTGGCCGGCACCATCGCGGCGAACGGCTATTCGGCCTTTTACCAGACCTGGATCAAGGTCGATGTCTTCCTCGACGCGGAACTGATTGCGCCCGACGGCAAGACCGATCCGCAGACGCTGCGCGACGACGGCGACTTCCGCGGCGCGCTGATCGAATCGCTGGTCGCCAGCTACCGGGTGCGCGGGCGCGAGAAGGAAAACCGGCTCGTCGCCATGTTCAGCACCGACGCCGAGCGGACCCTGCAACGCAATGTCATCGCGAACCCGCAGCTGATCGGCAGGACCGTCTCAATCTGGGTCAAGGCGTCTTCCGACATCGATCAGTTGACCAAGGGCGCGATCCGCCGCGAGCTGCCCGAATCGGGGCGGAAGGTGAAGGACCTGCAACTCGGCTGGTACGACCGGATGGAACAGGAAGGCCGGATCGAGACGCGCTTCAATACCGGCTTCTTTTCCACCGGCGATTCGCGCGAACCGGAGCAGGCCGGCATCTGGGGCGCGATCGTCGGTTCCTTCCTGACCATGCTCGTGACCCTGATCCTGGCCTTCCCGGTCGGCCTCGCCGCAGCGGTCTACCTGGAAGAGTTCGCACCGAAGAACCGGCTAACCGACCTGATCGAGGTCAACATCAACAATCTGGCGGCGGTGCCGTCGATCGTGTTCGGCCTGCTCGGCCTGGCCGTGTTCCTGAACTTTTTCGAACTGCCGCGCTCCGCGCCGCTGGTCGGCGGCATGGTGCTGGCGCTGATGACGCTGCCGACCATCATCATCGCGGCCCGCGCCTCGCTCCTGGCGGTGCCGCCGTCAGTGCGCGAAGCCGCGCTCGGCCTCGGCGCGTCGCGGGTGCAGGTGGTCTCCCACCATGTCCTGCCGCTGGCGATGCCGGGCATCCTGACCGGGACGATCATCGGCATGGCGCGGGCGCTGGGCGAAACCGCGCCGCTGCTGATGATCGGCATGGTCGCCTTCATCGTCGACATTCCCGGCGGGCCGACCGACGCGTCGACGGTGATGCCGGTGCAGATCTACCTGTGGGCCGACAGCCCCGAACGCGGCTTCGTCGAGAAGACGTCCGGCGCGGTTATCGTGCTGCTGGCCTTCCTGGTCGTTATGAACGCGTCGGCCGTGTATCTTCGCAAGAAATTCGAGCGCCGCTGGTGA
- a CDS encoding MFS transporter, whose product MTNAAEKTAPTWRQALAAYRDPRVIAMFFMGISAGLPLILVFTTLSVWLRDVGVSRTAIGFFSWVALTYGFKFLWSPLVDRLLLPGPLSRLGRRRSWVLLAIAGVIAGLIGMALTDPKSDLWQMALFAFIVAFSSATQDIALDAFRIESAPDHMQGATAGAYQAGYMLAVKIVGGALALYLAEFIDWGTAYAAMAAFMLIGVVTILIRPEPVAARTGATDELLARLQAAAGLRGGRQTALTRIATWFSTAVIGPFTEFFTRNGSWTLLILLLIAVYRLSDITLGVMAGPFYIDLGFSKTDIANATKLFGLFAAIGGALFGGFVVARIGVLPALMTAALAVIATNLLFGFMALIQTDSFWLLTAIVSADSIAAGMAGSAFIAYLSSLTNVQYTATQYALLTSIMLLPGKLVAGFSGVVVDAAGYVLFFAYASVLGAPAVILILVLARLERRGIIRRKREDGREATGEAVTDPA is encoded by the coding sequence ATGACAAACGCGGCGGAAAAAACCGCGCCGACATGGCGGCAGGCGCTCGCCGCCTATCGCGACCCGCGGGTCATCGCCATGTTCTTCATGGGCATCTCGGCCGGGCTGCCGCTCATCCTGGTGTTTACCACGCTGTCGGTCTGGCTGCGCGACGTCGGCGTCAGCCGCACCGCCATCGGCTTCTTCAGCTGGGTCGCGCTGACCTACGGCTTCAAGTTCCTGTGGTCGCCGCTGGTCGACCGGTTGCTGCTTCCCGGGCCGCTCTCCCGGCTCGGCCGGCGCCGGAGCTGGGTCCTGCTGGCCATAGCCGGCGTGATCGCCGGCCTGATCGGCATGGCGCTCACCGATCCGAAGAGCGACCTGTGGCAGATGGCGCTGTTCGCCTTCATCGTCGCGTTCAGCAGCGCGACCCAGGACATTGCGCTCGACGCATTCCGCATCGAGAGCGCCCCCGACCACATGCAGGGCGCGACCGCCGGCGCCTACCAGGCCGGCTACATGCTGGCAGTCAAGATCGTCGGCGGCGCGCTGGCGCTCTATCTGGCGGAATTCATCGACTGGGGCACGGCCTACGCCGCCATGGCCGCCTTCATGCTCATCGGCGTCGTCACCATCCTGATCCGGCCGGAGCCCGTGGCGGCCCGCACCGGGGCGACCGACGAGCTGCTGGCCAGACTCCAGGCGGCCGCCGGCCTGCGCGGCGGCCGGCAGACCGCCCTTACCCGGATCGCGACCTGGTTCAGCACCGCCGTGATCGGGCCGTTCACCGAATTCTTCACCCGCAACGGCAGCTGGACCCTGCTGATCCTGCTGCTGATCGCGGTCTACCGCCTGTCCGACATCACGCTCGGCGTCATGGCGGGGCCCTTCTATATCGACCTCGGCTTTTCCAAGACCGACATCGCCAACGCCACCAAGCTGTTCGGCCTGTTCGCGGCGATCGGCGGCGCCCTGTTCGGCGGCTTCGTCGTGGCCCGGATCGGCGTTCTGCCGGCGCTGATGACAGCGGCGCTCGCCGTGATCGCGACCAATCTGCTGTTCGGCTTCATGGCGCTGATCCAGACCGACAGCTTCTGGCTGCTCACGGCGATCGTCAGCGCCGACAGCATCGCCGCCGGCATGGCCGGATCGGCTTTCATCGCCTATCTGTCGTCGCTCACCAACGTCCAGTACACGGCGACGCAATATGCCCTGCTGACCTCGATCATGCTGCTGCCGGGCAAGCTGGTCGCCGGCTTTTCGGGCGTCGTCGTCGATGCCGCGGGCTATGTGCTGTTCTTCGCCTACGCCTCGGTGCTGGGCGCGCCGGCGGTCATCCTGATCCTGGTGCTGGCACGCCTGGAGCGGCGCGGCATCATCCGCCGCAAGCGCGAAGACGGCCGGGAAGCGACGGGAGAAGCGGTTACCGATCCGGCCTAG
- a CDS encoding M20 family metallopeptidase has translation MPVINRIADFHDDMTAWRRDIHAHPETAFEENRTADIVADRLESFGIDVHRGLARTGVVGRLKAGASDRTIGLRADLDALNLLEKNDFDYRSKHDGKMHACGHDGHITMLLGAARYLAETRNFDGTVHFIFQPAEEGGVGGKVMVDEGLFEKFPCTAVYGMHNWPGMARGRIGVRTGAMMASADMFEIRIHGRGGHAAMPHHAVDPVVVGAQMVGALQTIASRTNDPLDSVVVSVTQFHAGTADNVIPDEAVLSGTCRALSPEGRDMIERRMRETVAGIAAAHGITADLDYRRNYPVLVNTAEETQRAACAAAKVVGEANVAVDDPPVMGSEDFAFMLQARPGSYVWIGNGVGAEGGCMVHNPHYDFSDEILPVGASYWAALVEQELPRG, from the coding sequence ATGCCCGTCATCAACCGCATCGCCGATTTCCACGACGACATGACCGCCTGGCGCCGGGACATCCATGCCCATCCGGAAACCGCCTTCGAGGAGAACCGGACGGCCGATATCGTCGCCGACAGGCTGGAGAGCTTCGGCATCGATGTGCATCGCGGGCTGGCGAGGACCGGCGTGGTCGGCCGGCTGAAGGCCGGCGCCTCGGACCGGACCATCGGGCTGCGGGCCGACCTCGACGCCCTCAACCTGCTCGAAAAGAACGACTTCGACTACCGCTCGAAGCACGACGGCAAGATGCACGCCTGCGGCCATGACGGCCACATCACCATGCTGCTCGGCGCGGCGCGCTACCTGGCCGAGACCCGGAATTTCGACGGCACCGTGCATTTCATCTTCCAGCCGGCAGAGGAAGGCGGCGTCGGCGGCAAGGTCATGGTGGACGAGGGGCTGTTCGAGAAATTCCCCTGCACGGCGGTCTACGGCATGCACAACTGGCCCGGCATGGCGCGCGGCCGGATCGGCGTGCGCACCGGCGCGATGATGGCCTCGGCGGACATGTTCGAAATCCGCATCCACGGCCGGGGCGGCCATGCCGCGATGCCGCACCATGCCGTCGATCCGGTGGTGGTCGGCGCACAGATGGTCGGCGCCCTCCAGACCATCGCCAGCCGCACCAACGACCCGCTCGACAGCGTCGTGGTCAGCGTCACCCAGTTCCACGCCGGCACGGCGGACAATGTGATCCCCGACGAGGCCGTGCTCTCCGGCACCTGCCGGGCGCTCTCGCCGGAAGGGCGGGACATGATCGAGCGGCGGATGCGGGAGACGGTCGCGGGCATCGCCGCGGCCCACGGCATAACCGCCGACCTCGACTACCGGCGCAACTATCCGGTGCTGGTCAACACGGCCGAAGAGACGCAGAGGGCCGCGTGCGCCGCCGCGAAGGTGGTCGGCGAGGCCAATGTCGCGGTCGACGATCCGCCGGTCATGGGCTCCGAGGATTTCGCCTTCATGCTCCAGGCCCGGCCGGGCAGCTATGTGTGGATCGGCAACGGCGTCGGTGCGGAGGGCGGCTGCATGGTGCACAATCCGCACTATGACTTCAGCGACGAGATCCTGCCGGTCGGCGCCAGCTACTGGGCCGCGCTGGTCGAACAGGAACTGCCCAGGGGGTAG
- a CDS encoding EI24 domain-containing protein yields the protein MASNEAVQTAGSLARAFGALLNPRISWVVLVSLLLTVAALAVLWVVVAWLLTGFEIFRWGWANWIVDTFTGLAIFFAVLLVAPAVLLMITGFFLSWVVAAVERRHYPHLPPARDIPLREDIVGVLRFTGLLLLLNLLVLPLYLLLPGLNFLISWTLNGYLAGREYYDVVAMRRLEKADRTALRRANGGRVFRTGFVIAMLMTVPVLNLVMPVVAAAYMTHTFHAIRERTP from the coding sequence ATGGCGTCCAACGAAGCCGTTCAGACCGCCGGGTCGCTCGCCCGGGCCTTCGGCGCCCTGCTCAACCCGCGCATAAGCTGGGTCGTGCTGGTCAGTCTCCTGCTGACCGTGGCGGCGCTCGCCGTCCTGTGGGTTGTCGTGGCCTGGCTGCTCACCGGCTTCGAGATTTTCCGCTGGGGCTGGGCCAACTGGATCGTCGACACCTTCACCGGGCTGGCGATCTTCTTCGCCGTGCTGCTGGTCGCGCCGGCGGTCCTGCTGATGATCACCGGCTTCTTCCTGTCTTGGGTCGTCGCGGCGGTCGAGCGCCGGCACTATCCGCACCTGCCGCCCGCGCGGGACATTCCCCTGCGCGAGGATATCGTCGGCGTGCTGCGCTTCACAGGGCTGCTGCTTCTGCTCAACCTGCTCGTGCTGCCGCTCTACCTGCTGCTGCCCGGCCTGAACTTCCTGATTTCCTGGACCCTGAACGGCTATCTGGCCGGCCGGGAATATTACGACGTGGTAGCCATGCGCCGGCTGGAGAAGGCCGATCGCACGGCGCTGCGCCGCGCCAACGGCGGGCGCGTCTTCCGCACCGGATTCGTCATCGCCATGCTGATGACCGTGCCGGTGCTCAACCTGGTCATGCCCGTCGTCGCCGCCGCCTACATGACCCACACATTCCACGCCATCCGGGAACGGACGCCCTAG
- the pstB gene encoding phosphate ABC transporter ATP-binding protein PstB: MRTRGVNVHYAEKHALRDVSLDIGEREVTALIGPSGCGKSTFLRCLNRMNDTIDICRVTGRLELDGQDIYADSVDVVQLRASIGMVFQKPNPFPKSIFDNVAYGPRVHGLVADRAGLEQLVEQSLLKAGLFDEVKDRLGDPGTSLSGGQQQRLCIARAIAVGPEVILMDEPCSSLDPIATARIEELIDELRQNYTIVIVTHSMQQAARVSQKTAFFHLGDLIEQGETPQIFTNPRDEKTQGYITGRFG, encoded by the coding sequence ATGCGGACCCGCGGCGTCAACGTGCATTACGCCGAGAAGCACGCCCTGCGCGACGTGTCGCTCGATATCGGCGAGCGGGAGGTCACCGCGCTGATCGGGCCGTCGGGCTGCGGCAAGTCGACCTTCCTGCGCTGCCTGAACCGGATGAACGACACCATCGACATCTGCCGGGTCACCGGCCGGCTGGAGCTTGACGGCCAGGACATCTACGCCGACAGCGTGGATGTGGTGCAGTTGCGCGCCAGCATCGGCATGGTGTTCCAGAAACCGAACCCGTTTCCCAAGTCGATCTTCGACAACGTCGCCTACGGTCCGCGGGTCCACGGCCTTGTCGCGGACCGGGCCGGTCTCGAACAGCTTGTCGAGCAGAGCTTGCTCAAGGCCGGCCTGTTCGACGAGGTGAAGGACCGGCTCGGCGATCCCGGCACCAGCCTGTCCGGCGGCCAGCAGCAGCGCCTGTGCATCGCCCGGGCGATCGCCGTGGGCCCCGAAGTGATCCTGATGGACGAGCCCTGTTCCTCGCTCGACCCGATCGCGACGGCCCGGATCGAGGAGCTGATCGACGAATTGCGCCAGAACTACACGATCGTCATTGTCACCCATTCGATGCAGCAGGCGGCGCGGGTTTCGCAGAAAACCGCCTTCTTCCATCTGGGCGATCTGATCGAACAGGGCGAGACCCCGCAGATATTCACCAATCCCCGGGACGAGAAGACCCAGGGATACATCACCGGCCGGTTCGGCTAG
- a CDS encoding Fic family protein, translated as MTIQYQIPDRWVAYDPVAIIDELTEAKAAVLSLTNIPFQRSWAENLQEMELKREVAGTSRIEGADFTDREFEEAVSSDTPDAHFSRSQRQARAAIYTYRWIAALESDRPLDESLIREIHRRIVTGCDDDHCPPGQLREFGQNVTFGRPRHRGVEGGTTCEETIKRFVGAVNQEFLGHDPLIQALAVHYHIGAMHPFLDGNGRTARALEALILRRARLKDALFVSMSNYYYDEKNTYLLCLSESRQGGHDLTPFLRFGLRGIAIQCNRLLGEIRMQLQKSLFRDVMGQMYDRLSSTRKRALARRQCEILNKLLDLGREIEYRELYENLGRIYSGLKSPFRAYIRDLSHLIELKAIDLKFEKNESDFSLIRVRVRLEWATEITETEFYRHINQLPKAKTRLIATM; from the coding sequence ATGACCATACAGTATCAGATACCTGATCGCTGGGTCGCTTACGATCCTGTGGCGATAATCGATGAGCTGACAGAGGCGAAGGCGGCCGTCCTATCACTCACCAATATTCCGTTCCAACGATCTTGGGCGGAGAACCTTCAAGAAATGGAATTAAAGCGAGAGGTCGCTGGCACCTCACGCATTGAGGGCGCTGACTTCACTGATCGGGAGTTTGAAGAGGCGGTATCGAGCGACACTCCAGACGCTCACTTTAGTCGATCCCAACGACAAGCACGAGCTGCAATCTACACTTATCGCTGGATTGCAGCACTAGAATCAGACAGGCCACTGGATGAGAGCCTAATAAGAGAAATACATAGGCGGATTGTTACTGGGTGTGACGATGATCATTGCCCTCCTGGTCAGTTACGAGAATTTGGACAGAATGTGACTTTCGGTCGCCCGCGGCATCGAGGGGTTGAAGGGGGGACTACTTGTGAAGAGACCATAAAACGTTTTGTAGGAGCGGTAAACCAAGAGTTCCTCGGTCACGATCCCTTAATTCAAGCATTAGCAGTGCATTATCACATCGGAGCGATGCACCCTTTTCTTGACGGGAACGGTAGAACGGCACGGGCACTCGAAGCTCTTATTCTCCGTCGTGCGAGATTGAAAGATGCTCTTTTCGTTTCAATGTCAAATTATTATTACGATGAAAAGAATACTTACCTTTTATGCTTAAGCGAATCACGACAAGGAGGCCATGACCTCACCCCATTTCTTAGATTTGGGCTTCGGGGAATTGCTATTCAATGTAATCGATTGTTAGGTGAAATTCGAATGCAATTGCAGAAAAGCCTTTTCCGAGATGTAATGGGACAAATGTATGATCGCTTGAGTTCTACTCGCAAGCGGGCTTTAGCGCGTCGGCAATGTGAGATATTAAACAAACTTCTCGACCTCGGAAGGGAAATTGAATATCGCGAATTGTATGAGAATTTAGGAAGAATATACAGCGGCTTAAAATCTCCGTTTAGAGCGTATATTCGTGATTTAAGTCATCTTATAGAACTGAAAGCTATTGACCTCAAATTTGAGAAAAATGAGTCCGATTTTAGTTTAATTCGTGTTAGGGTGCGATTAGAATGGGCAACCGAAATTACAGAAACTGAGTTTTATCGACATATAAACCAGCTTCCAAAGGCGAAAACTCGGCTCATTGCAACTATGTAA
- the phoU gene encoding phosphate signaling complex protein PhoU produces the protein MASEHIVSAFDQELNELKNKVSEMGGLAEAQLANALEAMQRRDTDLAARTVESDRRVDEMEREIDAFVVQLLALRQPMATDLREIIVALKIASDLERIADYATNVAKRTITLAQHPQVRPAHAIPRMVRLALSMINEVLDSYSDRDTRKAIAVWRRDEELDEMYVSLFRELLTYMMEDARRISSCTHLLFIAKNIERVGDHATNIAESIYYLVEGRPLLQSRPKGGDEEYDQVEAPTGE, from the coding sequence ATGGCATCGGAACATATCGTCAGCGCGTTCGACCAGGAATTGAACGAACTGAAGAACAAGGTGTCCGAAATGGGCGGCCTTGCCGAGGCGCAACTCGCCAATGCGCTGGAGGCGATGCAGCGCCGGGATACCGATCTGGCGGCGCGCACGGTCGAGAGCGACCGGCGGGTCGACGAGATGGAGCGCGAGATCGATGCCTTCGTCGTCCAGCTTCTGGCGCTGCGCCAGCCCATGGCGACCGACCTGCGCGAAATCATCGTCGCGCTCAAGATCGCCAGCGACCTCGAGCGGATTGCCGACTATGCGACCAACGTCGCGAAACGGACGATCACCCTGGCGCAGCATCCGCAGGTCCGCCCCGCCCACGCGATCCCGCGCATGGTCCGGCTCGCCCTGTCGATGATCAACGAGGTTCTCGATTCCTATTCGGACCGGGATACGCGGAAGGCGATCGCGGTCTGGCGCCGCGACGAGGAACTGGACGAAATGTATGTCAGCCTGTTCCGCGAACTGCTGACCTACATGATGGAGGATGCGCGCAGGATTTCCTCCTGTACCCATCTCCTGTTCATCGCCAAGAATATCGAACGGGTCGGCGATCACGCGACGAACATCGCCGAATCCATCTATTATCTGGTCGAGGGCCGCCCGCTGCTGCAATCGCGCCCGAAGGGCGGCGACGAGGAATACGACCAGGTCGAAGCGCCGACGGGCGAATAG